From the genome of Glycine max cultivar Williams 82 chromosome 2, Glycine_max_v4.0, whole genome shotgun sequence, one region includes:
- the LOC100500122 gene encoding reticulon-like protein B8 produces the protein MSEKITAENLLNTLVETLTEKQKSGSFFEEDKSSSVSYQFNRLFGRQKPVHHILGGGKSADVLLWRNKKISASVLSAATAIWVLFEWLNYNFITILFFVVALGMLGQFLWTNVSGLFSRKPSKVPRFVLPDDIFVNIATVVGAEVNRGLRFLQDVSCGGSLKQFLIVVVSLWAGAVIGSWCNFLTVMYIGFVAAHTLPVLYERYEDQVDNFVYKVFDQMQNHYQKLDTGLLSKIPKGKLKGKKYE, from the exons ATGTCTGAGAAAATCACAGCTGAAAACCTTTTAAACACCCTTGTGGAAACACTTACTGAGAAGCAAAAATCTGGATCATTTTTTGAAGAAGACAAGTCAAGCTCAGTGAGCTACCAATTCAACAGACTGTTTGGACGCCAGAAACCTGTGCACCATATTTTAGGGGGTGGAAAAT CTGCTGATGTCTTGTTATGGAGGAACAAGAAGATCTCTGCTAGCGTTTTATCGGCAGCAACAGCTATATGGGTGCTTTTTGAATGgcttaattataatttcataactattttattctttgttGTGGCTCTTGGTATGCTTGGACAGTTTCTTTGGACAAATGTTTCTGGCTTGTTTAGCAG GAAGCCATCTAAAGTTCCCCGTTTTGTCCTCCCAGATGATATCTTCGTGAATATTGCAACTGTAGTTGGTGCTGAGGTTAACCGTGGTTTGAGGTTTCTCCAAGATGTTTCTTGTGGAGGAAGCCTAAAACAATTTCTTATT GTTGTAGTAAGCTTATGGGCTGGTGCTGTGATTGGGAGCTGGTGCAATTTTTTGACTGTCATGTATATTG GTTTTGTTGCTGCACATACACTCCCAGTTCTCTATGAAAGGTATGAGGATCAAGTTGACAACTTTGTGTACAAGGTCTTTGATCAGATGCAAAATCACTATCAGAAGCTGGATACTGGTTTGCTCAGCAAAATCCCCAAGGGAAAGCTCAAAGGAAAGAAGTATGAATAG
- the LOC100813388 gene encoding oxygen-evolving enhancer protein 2, chloroplastic gives MASTQCFLHHHALTTPARSPSQRIMVSTKPNQLVCKAQKQEDIDVSPISRRLALTVLIGAAAVGSKVQPADAAYGEAANVFGKPKTDTDFLPYNGDGFKLSIPSKWNPSKEVEYTGQVVRYEDNFDSTTNVVVTITPTDKKSITDYGSPEEFLSKVDYLLGKQAFFGETQAEGGFDPNAVATANILETATPVIDGKPYYFLSVLTRTADGDEGGKHHIIRATVKDGKLFICKAQAGDKRWFKGARRFVESAASSFSVA, from the exons ATGGCTTCTACTCAATGTTTCTTGCACCACCATGCTCTTACCACCCCTGCCAGATCCCCATCACAACGCATCATGGTTAGCACCAAGCCTAACCAGCTTGTTTGCAAGGCACAGAAGCAAGAGGATATTGATGTCAGCCCAATCTCTCGCCGGTTAGCTCTAACCGTGCTCATTGGTGCTGCTGCTGTTGGCTCCAAAGTCCAACCTGCTGATGCAGCTTATGGGGAAGCTG CCAATGTGTTTGGAAAGCCAAAGACAGACACAGATTTCCTGCCATACAATGGAGATGGATTCAAACTATCGATTCCCTCAAAGTGGAACCCAAGCAAAGAGGTTGAGTACACAGGTCAGGTTGTTAGATATGAGGATAACTTTGATTCAACCACCAACGTGGTTGTCACCATCACTCCGACTGATAAGAAGTCTATCACTGACTATGGTTCACCCGAAGAGTTCCTCTCTAAG GTGGATTATTTACTAGGAAAACAGGCCTTCTTCGGCGAAACACAAGCCGAG GGTGGTTTTGATCCAAATGCGGTGGCCACGGCTAACATCTTAGAGACGGCAACACCTGTGATTGATGGGAAGCCGTACTATTTTCTGTCTGTGTTGACAAGGACTGCTGATGGAGATGAAGGTGGCAAGCACCACATAATTAGAGCAACTGTAAAAGATGGAAAACTGTTCATTTGCAAGGCTCAAGCTGGAGACAAGAGGTGGTTCAAGGGAGCAAGAAGATTTGTGGAGAGTGCAGCAAGTTCTTTCAGTGTTGCTTAA
- the LOC100813925 gene encoding WD repeat-containing protein 26 homolog: MGGVEDEEPSMKRMKLSSKGLVGLSNGSSKEPVRGLSSDLMAQPLLSKEDEHVVGSKGVIKKEEFVRIIAKALYSLGYGKSGAHLEEESGIPLQSPGVNLFRQQILDGNWDDSVATLYKIGLADESMVRSASFLILEQKFFELLNGEKVMEALKTLRTEIAPLCINNSRIRELSSCLVSPSPRLDILRVRSRSKLLEELQKLLPPTVMIPEKRLEHLVEQALILQHEACPFHNSLDKEMSLYSDHHCGKDQIPSSTLQILEAHDDEVWFVQFSHNGKYLASASNDRTAIIWVVGINGRLTVKHRLSGHQKPVSSVSWSPNDQEILTCGVDEAIRRWDVSTGKCLQIYEKAGAGLVSCSWFPCGKYILCGLSDKSICMWELDGKEVESWKGQKTLKISDLEITDDGEEILSICKANVVLLFNRETKDERFIEEYETITSFSLSKDNKFLLVNLLNQEIHLWNIEGDPKLVGKYKGHKRARFIIRSCFGGLKQAFIASGSEDSQVYIWHRSSGELIEALTGHSGSVNCVSWNPANPHMLASASDDRTIRVWGLNCMHNKYQNVHSNGIHYCNGGT, encoded by the exons ATGGGAGGTGTGGAAGATGAAGAACCATCCATGAAGCGAATGAAATTATCCTCTAAAGGATTAGTTGGCTTGTCTAACGGTTCTTCTAAAGAACCTGTTAGAGGCTTGTCCAGTGACTTGATGGCTCAGCCCCTACTATCCAAAGAGGACGAACATGTTGTTGGTTCCAAAGGGGTTATAAAGAAAGAGGAATTTGTAAGGATAATTGCAAAGGCATTATACTCTCTTGGTTATGGAAAGAGTGGAGCACATCTAGAGGAGGAGTCTGGAATACCTTTACAATCACCTGGGGTAAATCTGTTTAGGCAACAAATACTTGATGGAAATTGGGATGACAGTGTAGCCACATTGTATAAAATTGGTCTGGCAGATGAAAGTATGGTCAGGTCAGCCTCATTCTTAATATTGGAGCAGAAATTCTTTGAACTTCTAAATGGTGAAAAGGTCATGGAAGCATTGAAGACCTTGAGGACAGAGATTGCTCCACTTTGCATTAATAATAGTAGAATTCGGGAACTTTCTTCCTGCTTAGTTTCACCATCTCCTAGGCTAGATATTCTAAGGGTGAGGTCTCGATCAAAGCTTCTGGAGGAATTGCAGAAACTTCTTCCCCCTACAGTAATGATACCTGAAAAGAGGTTGGAGCATCTAGTTGAACAAGCCCTTATCTTGCAACATGAGGCATGCCCATTTCATAATTCATTGGATAAGGAGATGTCATTATATTCAGATCATCATTGTGGAAAAGATCAGATACCTTCCAGTACATTACAG ATATTAGAAGCACATGATGATGAAGTCTGGTTTGTACAATTCTCGCATAATGGGAAATATTTAGCTTCAGCATCAAATGATCGAACTGCAATAATTTGGGTG gtTGGCATAAATGGTAGACTGACTGTTAAGCATAGATTATCTGGTCACCAGAAGCCTGTTTCTTCCGTTTCATGGAGTCCTAATGACCAAGAGATCCTCACATGTGGAGTGGATGAGGCTATTAGGCGTTGGGATGTCTCTACTGGCAAATGCCTCCAAATTTATGAAAAAGCTGGGGCCGGTCTAGTCTCCTGTTCATGGTTTCCATGTGGGAAATATATACTCTGTGGCTTAAGTGACAAGAGCATTTGCATGTGGGAATTAGATGGGAAAGAAGTGGAGTCTTGGAAAGGACAAAAAACCCTTAAGATATCTGATTTGGAAATAACAGATGACGGGGAAGAGATTCTAAGTATTTGTAAAGCCAATGTGGTACTGTTGTTCAATAGAGAAACAAAGGATGAGAGATTTATTGAAGAGTATGAAACAATAACCTCCTTTTCTTTATCAAAGGATAACAAATTCTTGTTGGTTAATCTTTTGAACCAAGAAATTCATCTATGGAACATTGAAGGTGATCCTAAGCTTGTTGGCAAGTACAAAGGTCATAAACGCGCCCGTTTTATTATCAGGTCTTGCTTTGGTGGCCTTAAGCAAGCTTTTATTGCTAGTGGAAGTGAGGATTCACAG GTTTACATATGGCACAGAAGCTCAGGGGAGCTAATAGAAGCATTGACTGGTCATTCAGGATCTGTTAATTGTGTGAGCTGGAATCCAGCAAACCCCCACATGTTAGCCTCGGCCAGTGATGACCGGACAATTAGGGTATGGGGCCTAAATTGTATGCACAACAAGTACCAAAATGTTCACAGCAATGGCATCCATTACTGCAATGGAGGAACTTAG